A single region of the Thermus hydrothermalis genome encodes:
- the infA gene encoding translation initiation factor IF-1: MAKEKDTIRAEGVITEALPNATFRVKLDSGPEILAYISGKMRMHYIRILPGDRVVVEITPYDPTRGRIVYRK; encoded by the coding sequence ATGGCGAAGGAGAAGGACACCATTCGGGCGGAAGGCGTGATCACCGAGGCTTTGCCCAACGCCACCTTTCGGGTGAAGCTGGACTCGGGACCGGAGATCCTGGCCTACATCTCCGGCAAGATGCGCATGCACTACATCCGCATCCTGCCGGGGGACCGGGTGGTGGTGGAGATAACCCCCTACGACCCCACGCGGGGCCGCATCGTCTACAGAAAGTAG
- the rpmJ gene encoding 50S ribosomal protein L36 has product MKVRASVKRMCEKCKVVRRHGRVYVICENPKHKQRQG; this is encoded by the coding sequence ATGAAGGTACGGGCATCGGTCAAGAGGATGTGCGAAAAGTGCAAGGTGGTCCGCCGGCACGGGCGGGTTTACGTGATCTGCGAAAACCCCAAGCACAAGCAGCGGCAGGGTTAG